A window from Citrus sinensis cultivar Valencia sweet orange chromosome 3, DVS_A1.0, whole genome shotgun sequence encodes these proteins:
- the LOC127900604 gene encoding uncharacterized protein LOC127900604 codes for MPPRKAHDAHTTTYNQEDVSKDESLASMTARIDMLAAQMARMAELLDERHCTPEREDKSSGSFANPFSGRHPRTESTDDRRWESGLRIDIPEFQGSGRPEELLDWINAIEEVFEYKEVPENKLVSLAATRFRGRVAAWWQQTKLTRIRQGKKKIDSWEKFKKHLRGAFLPHNYAKLLYQQLQNLRQGNRSVDDYTTEFHWLVAHNDLTETEEQHLEKQFSRRTNDSSFRGARSVVRDNSNPTSQFRTFTPPNPPNKTSKPSEIGQNSKTQSSGSGLCCFNCGENGHRITECKKGGKYGKDLFVGTEESEDYQEEETEEFAVEPTFDSSGSAQSVEEHGDSGPMLIVNRAFFTPKGQDKDKWLRQNIFQTTCTIGGKVCRMVIDSGSCENVISEEAITKLNLMTEPHQTPYKLTWLKKGNQVTVSKCCLVSLSIGSIYKDKIWCDVVAMDACHLLLGRPWQYDRNVVHDGKRNTYSFMFNNTKIVLLPNNEFTLQ; via the exons atgcctcCAAGAAAAGCTCATGATGCTCATACTACAACTTACAATCAAGAAGATGTTTCGAAAGATGAATCCTTGGCTAGTATGACAGCCAGAATTGATATGTTAGCTGCACAAATGGCACGAATGGCAGAGTTACTTGACGAACGCCATTGTACTCCAGAACGTGAAGACAAATCAAGTGGAAGCTTTGCTAACCCATTCTCTGGGCGTCACCCTAGAACTGAGTCTACTGATGACAGAAGATGGGAATCTGGGTTGAGAATTGACATTCCCGAATTTCAAGGAAGTGGTCGACCTGAAGAattattggattggattaacgCCATTGAGGAAGTTTTCGAATACAAAGAAGTTCCTGAAAATAAACTAGTTTCGCTTGCTGCAACTCGATTTCGTGGAAGAGTAGCAGCTTGGTGGCAACAAACTAAGCTCACAAGGATTAGGCAAggcaaaaagaagattgattcTTGGGAAAAGTTCAAGAAGCACTTGCGTGGAGCATTCTTGCCTCATAATTACGCCAAACTGTTATACCAACAGCTACAGAATTTAAGGCAAGGTAATCGATCAGTGGATGATTACACTACAGAATTCCATTGGTTGGTGGCACACAATGACTTGACAGAGACAGAAGAGCAACAT TTGGAGAAGCAATTTAGTCGACGTACTAATGACTCAAGCTTTCGGGGTGCTCGAAGTGTTGTTCGTGATAATTCAAACCCGACTTCCCAATTTCGTACTTTCACTCCTCCAAATCCTccaaataaaactagtaaGCCTAGTGAAATCGGTCAAAACAGCAAAACCCAATCCTCGGGTTCGGGATTATGCTGTTTTAATTGCGGAGAAAATGGGCACCGAATCACAGAATGTAAAAAGGGAGGAAAATATGGTAAAGACTTATTCGTAGGCACAGAGGAAAGCGAAGACTATCAAGAGGAAGAAACTGAAGAGTTTGCTGTAGAACCAACTTTTGATAGTAGTGGTAGCGCTCAATCtgttgaagaacatggtgaTAGCGGACCAATGTTGATCGTGAACCGTGCATTCTTCACTCCTAAAGGTCAAGACAAAGACAAGTGGCTACGACAAAATATCTTTCAGACTACTTGCACAATTGGGGGTAAAGTATGTCGTATGGTCATAGACTCCGGCAGTTGCGAGAATGTCATTTCAGAAGAAGCCATAACAAAGCTAAATTTAATGACAGAAcctcatcaaactccataCAAGCTCACATGGCTGAAGAAGGGGAATCAAGTGACAGTATCGAAATGTTGTTTAGTTTCCTTATCCATTggttcaatttataaagacaaaatttgGTGTGATGTTGTGGCTATGGATGCTTGTCATCTATTACTGGGTagaccttggcaatatgaTCGAAACGTAGTGCATGATGGGAAGAGAAACACCTACAGCTTTATGTTTAACAACACTAAGATCGTTCTCCTACCTAACAACGAGTTTACTCTCCAGTAA
- the LOC127900605 gene encoding uncharacterized protein LOC127900605, whose protein sequence is MVEGETSRIRERSTETISGDTSGGRRDLSNRYSTPIIGGQKINVEKFDGKINFGMWRREVMDAFIQIDLHVVLKNKRHLYNEEIWDRMNEKAYGISFFTKEVKYLAKDEECAMTLWRTLEEKYLLKSPENYLHAMSQVYGFQMNPGVPMHDHVSRFENLLADLKNLDEDIKDEVKAMILLHSLPEEYSHFVTTLIYGKSVIVFKDVCTTLTRLEIRNNDKSSERASFEALMSRDWAMEKKKKRGGKNS, encoded by the coding sequence ATGGTAGAAGGTGAAACTTCTAGAATTAGGGAGAGATCTACCGAGACTATTTCAGGAGACACTTCAGGTGGGAGGCGAGATTTGTCAAATCGCTATTCAACACCTATTATAGGAGGCCAAAAGATCAATGTTGAAAAatttgatgggaaaatcaacttcggcATGTGGAGGCGCGAAGTTATGGATGCCTTTATTCAAATTGATCTCCATgttgttctgaaaaataaaagacacttgtataatgaagaaatttgggatCGTATGAATGAAAAAGCCTATGGTATATCTTTTTTTACCAAGGAGGTGAAATACTTGGCGAAAGATGAAGAGTGTGCGATGACTTTGTGGCGTACATTGGAGGAGAAATACTTGCTGAAAAGTCCTGAAAATTATCTTCATGCAATGAGCCAAGTATATGGCTTTCAAATGAACCCTGGGGTGCCAATGCACGATCATgtctcaagatttgaaaaCTTACTTGCTGATTTAaagaatcttgatgaagatattaaggaTGAAGTCAAGGCTATGATTCTGTTACACTCACTACCAGAGGAATATAGTCATTTTGTGACTACTTTGATATATGGGAAGAGTGTGATCGTCTTCAAAGATGTTTGCACAACATTGACTAGGTTGGAGATtcgaaataatgataaaagttCTGAACGAGCATCGTTTGAAGCTTTAATGAGCAGAGATTGGGCgatggagaaaaaaaagaagcgcGGTGGAAAGAATTCTTGA